One Glycocaulis abyssi DNA window includes the following coding sequences:
- a CDS encoding helix-turn-helix domain-containing protein has translation MLEATNLLDANDNLPGGWFWSTKGLDGPAALEAWRRHVADMALPMRVEAEAKPFHASMRVRPFGPVMLIEVSGSPQRLIRDADLISAEARGVCFVSTMTSAHGWLVANGTRMGVDRGRVTYVSGDTPYTLDFDETFTFVSAMVPAEDFEALTPRHVLAHGGEIAPPAGPAIAALLTALLAEAGPAPHENRLYTHFLGMTAASIDAGLEPLAASRVERDRLLLGRIKADLATRLADPVRADGEALAARFNITPRKLQRLFQSDGTTLTGWIRNQRLMRCARDLRDPRYASQSVTDIASAWGFTELGYFSRAFKASFGATPSDWRAGGDD, from the coding sequence GTGCTGGAAGCGACAAACCTGCTTGACGCAAACGACAATCTGCCCGGCGGCTGGTTCTGGTCGACAAAGGGTCTGGACGGGCCTGCAGCGCTGGAGGCCTGGCGCCGCCATGTCGCCGACATGGCCCTGCCCATGCGGGTGGAGGCCGAGGCAAAACCCTTCCATGCCAGCATGCGTGTACGGCCGTTCGGCCCGGTCATGCTGATCGAGGTATCGGGATCACCCCAGCGCCTCATCCGCGATGCAGACCTCATCAGCGCCGAGGCGCGAGGCGTGTGTTTCGTATCCACCATGACAAGCGCCCATGGCTGGCTGGTGGCCAATGGCACGCGGATGGGCGTGGATCGCGGACGGGTCACCTATGTGTCGGGCGATACGCCCTACACGCTTGATTTCGACGAGACCTTCACCTTTGTCAGCGCCATGGTCCCGGCGGAGGATTTCGAAGCGCTCACGCCGCGCCATGTACTGGCCCATGGCGGTGAGATCGCGCCGCCAGCCGGGCCGGCAATTGCCGCGCTCTTGACCGCCCTGCTGGCCGAAGCCGGCCCCGCTCCGCACGAAAACCGGCTCTATACCCATTTTCTCGGCATGACGGCGGCCAGCATCGATGCCGGGCTGGAACCTCTGGCCGCCAGCCGCGTGGAGCGCGACCGGCTCTTGCTGGGCCGGATAAAGGCCGATCTTGCCACCCGGCTTGCTGATCCGGTACGCGCCGATGGGGAGGCGCTGGCGGCAAGGTTCAACATCACGCCGCGCAAGCTGCAACGCCTGTTCCAGAGCGATGGCACCACCCTGACGGGATGGATCAGGAACCAGAGACTGATGCGCTGCGCGCGCGATTTGCGTGACCCGCGCTACGCCAGCCAGTCTGTCACCGATATCGCCAGCGCATGGGGCTTTACCGAGCTGGGCTATTTTTCGCGGGCCTTCAAGGCAAGCTTCGGCGCTACGCCTAGCGACTGGCGCGCCGGCGGTGACGATTGA